A genome region from Desulfobacterales bacterium includes the following:
- a CDS encoding NADH-quinone oxidoreductase subunit H produces the protein MMIMSHSAVWPVIPAIILAPLLPGVINRIKAFLSGRRGAPWLQPYFDLWKLMHKGAVYSRTTTWVFRAGPLVSLGAVVMAAMITPMGNAPSVVSFPCDFILLAYLLGLGRFFTIIAALDTGSSFEGMGSSREAYFSALAEPALLLALTAVARQTGSNSLSGMYQVLSTSTWALTSPGILLVFIAMFIVFLAENARIPVDDPTTHLELTMIHEVMVLDHGGFDFACITYGAVLKMWILGQLLIGIIVPVNVGSVWVNQIIFTAVLLAGLGISVALIEFSMARLRLLRVPQLLVAAGIFSVLAFILELR, from the coding sequence ATGATGATTATGTCTCATTCAGCCGTTTGGCCGGTGATTCCGGCGATAATTCTGGCGCCGCTTCTTCCGGGCGTTATCAACCGTATCAAGGCATTTTTGTCCGGCCGCCGGGGGGCGCCCTGGCTCCAGCCCTATTTTGACCTCTGGAAGCTGATGCATAAAGGTGCGGTATACAGCCGTACGACGACCTGGGTATTTCGGGCCGGTCCGCTGGTCAGTCTGGGAGCGGTTGTTATGGCGGCCATGATAACGCCGATGGGCAATGCGCCTTCGGTGGTCTCCTTTCCCTGTGATTTTATTCTGCTGGCGTATCTGCTGGGACTCGGCCGCTTTTTCACCATCATTGCCGCTCTGGATACGGGATCGAGTTTCGAGGGCATGGGATCCAGCCGGGAGGCCTACTTCTCTGCGCTGGCTGAACCGGCGTTGCTGCTGGCGCTGACCGCTGTTGCCCGGCAGACGGGAAGCAATTCCCTGTCCGGAATGTATCAGGTGCTGTCCACCAGTACCTGGGCGCTGACATCGCCGGGAATCCTGCTGGTGTTTATCGCGATGTTTATCGTATTTCTGGCTGAAAATGCGCGTATTCCGGTCGATGACCCCACCACTCATCTGGAATTGACCATGATCCATGAGGTCATGGTTCTGGATCACGGGGGATTTGATTTTGCCTGTATTACTTATGGCGCCGTCCTGAAGATGTGGATTCTCGGTCAGTTGCTGATTGGCATCATCGTGCCGGTGAATGTCGGCAGCGTGTGGGTGAATCAGATAATATTCACAGCCGTTTTGCTGGCCGGACTGGGCATTTCAGTGGCGCTGATCGAGTTTTCCATGGCACGGCTCAGACTGCTTCGGGTGCCCCAACTGCTGGTGGCGGCCGGGATTTTCTCCGTGCTGGCTTTTATTCTGGAATTGAGGTGA
- a CDS encoding proton-conducting transporter membrane subunit yields the protein MDNTGHLLWIILAVPVAFAGICRIFRSPRSILSFMCAGVFAETALVLAAAGYTFYNGTLSSIGQWFYIDSLSAFHLLVMMLVFCMSTVYGCHYFDEKIDEGVFTTRLARRYASLWFASLAAMSLVLVSNNLGLMWVGMETTTLVTAFLICVYSNKTAVEAMWKYLIICSVGIAFAFMGTLLVAASAHTLEIQLGEALLWTKLVTVAGGLNPALVKAGFVFILVGYGTKAGLAPMHTWLPDAHSQAPAPVSAIFSGFMLNAALYCIMRYIPLVDQVSGASNFSRELLVLFGIGTIIISAAFILSQHDLKRLLAYHSVEHLGIITLGLGLGPAGIFAALFHTLNHSVCKSLGFFCAGRLGQIYGTYDMREISGSVHLAPLWGGGLMGSLIALIGVAPFALFMSEFLIVKAALETNTIWAMVLFLIGSSVVFIGALKHAIPIAWGESPAVHASSGQSTFFEKGLVTGALALLLVLGVWMPDMLSEMLSRAADIVGGQN from the coding sequence ATGGATAATACCGGGCATTTACTCTGGATCATCCTGGCTGTTCCGGTGGCGTTTGCCGGGATTTGCCGGATCTTCCGATCGCCACGAAGCATATTATCGTTCATGTGTGCGGGTGTTTTTGCGGAGACGGCTCTGGTTCTGGCAGCGGCCGGGTATACGTTTTATAACGGAACCCTGTCTTCGATCGGGCAATGGTTTTATATTGATTCGCTGTCTGCGTTTCACCTTCTGGTCATGATGCTGGTATTCTGCATGAGTACCGTTTACGGGTGTCATTATTTTGATGAAAAAATAGACGAGGGCGTGTTTACGACCCGTCTGGCCAGGCGATACGCAAGCCTGTGGTTTGCGTCTCTGGCAGCCATGAGCCTGGTGCTGGTTTCCAACAATCTGGGACTGATGTGGGTCGGAATGGAGACGACCACACTGGTGACCGCATTTCTGATTTGCGTATATTCCAATAAAACGGCTGTGGAAGCCATGTGGAAGTACCTGATCATCTGTTCGGTCGGAATCGCTTTTGCGTTCATGGGCACCCTGCTGGTAGCCGCTTCGGCGCATACGCTTGAGATCCAACTGGGGGAGGCCCTGTTGTGGACAAAGCTGGTGACAGTCGCCGGCGGACTGAATCCGGCGCTGGTAAAAGCAGGCTTTGTGTTTATCCTCGTAGGATACGGGACAAAGGCAGGTCTGGCACCCATGCATACATGGCTTCCCGATGCCCACAGTCAGGCCCCGGCTCCGGTATCGGCCATTTTTTCGGGATTTATGCTCAATGCCGCGCTTTACTGTATCATGCGCTATATTCCATTGGTTGATCAGGTTTCAGGTGCATCGAATTTCAGCCGTGAGCTTCTGGTTCTGTTCGGTATCGGCACGATTATTATTTCAGCCGCGTTTATTCTTTCCCAGCATGATTTGAAGCGGCTTCTGGCCTATCACAGCGTGGAGCATCTGGGCATTATCACGCTGGGCCTGGGCCTGGGGCCGGCGGGGATCTTTGCTGCCTTGTTTCATACGCTCAATCATTCGGTGTGCAAATCACTTGGATTTTTCTGCGCGGGCCGGTTAGGCCAGATTTACGGCACATATGACATGAGAGAGATTTCCGGGTCCGTACACCTTGCGCCCTTATGGGGTGGAGGACTTATGGGCAGTCTCATCGCGCTGATCGGTGTTGCACCTTTTGCGCTGTTCATGAGCGAGTTTTTGATTGTCAAAGCCGCTTTGGAGACGAATACGATCTGGGCGATGGTGCTTTTTCTGATCGGCAGCAGTGTGGTATTCATAGGCGCATTGAAGCATGCCATTCCCATTGCCTGGGGCGAATCTCCGGCAGTCCATGCCTCTTCCGGGCAAAGCACTTTTTTCGAGAAGGGACTTGTGACCGGAGCCCTGGCCCTGCTGCTGGTGCTGGGGGTGTGGATGCCGGATATGCTCAGTGAGATGCTGAGTCGGGCGGCCGATATAGT